A stretch of the Campylobacter sp. 19-13652 genome encodes the following:
- the ppa gene encoding inorganic diphosphatase, which translates to MDISKIKVGQNPDKLNAVIEIPYGSNIKYEIDKESGAVVVDRVMYSAMFYPANYGFIPNTLAADGDPADVLVLNEYPLQAGSVVPCRLIGVLIMEDESGMDEKLLAVPVSKIDPRYENIKSLDDLPKITLDRIKNFFETYKMLEPGKWVKVKDFADAKTAEKILDEAIKAYK; encoded by the coding sequence ATGGATATAAGCAAAATCAAGGTGGGGCAAAACCCAGATAAACTAAACGCCGTCATCGAAATCCCATACGGCTCAAACATAAAATACGAAATCGATAAAGAAAGCGGCGCAGTCGTGGTAGATCGTGTGATGTATTCGGCGATGTTTTACCCAGCCAACTACGGCTTTATCCCAAACACCCTAGCCGCCGACGGCGACCCAGCCGACGTGCTAGTGCTAAATGAGTATCCGCTTCAAGCTGGCAGCGTCGTGCCGTGCAGGCTCATAGGCGTGCTTATAATGGAGGATGAAAGCGGAATGGACGAAAAGCTCCTAGCCGTGCCAGTAAGCAAAATCGACCCTAGATATGAGAACATAAAAAGCCTAGATGATCTGCCAAAAATCACGCTTGATAGGATTAAAAACTTCTTTGAAACCTATAAAATGCTAGAACCTGGCAAGTGGGTGAAGGTTAAAGATTTCGCCGACGCAAAGACGGCTGAGAAAATCCTAGACGAAGCGATAAAGGCGTATAAATAA
- a CDS encoding low molecular weight protein-tyrosine-phosphatase: MKKIIFLCHGNICRSPVAEAVAKHEVAKAGLADKIEIHSAALSSDEIGHTPDPRSLATLKSVGLDGLVKTHRARQVQASELSDFDLFVVMDSNNVRQFRSIFGTTEKMIKLLDDKDVDDPYYTLEFDRTLNEIQAGVANLIQSLKANL; the protein is encoded by the coding sequence ATGAAAAAAATCATCTTTCTCTGCCACGGAAATATCTGTCGCTCACCTGTGGCTGAAGCTGTGGCAAAGCACGAAGTGGCAAAGGCTGGACTAGCGGATAAAATCGAGATACACTCAGCCGCCCTAAGTAGTGACGAGATAGGCCACACCCCAGACCCACGCAGCCTAGCCACGCTTAAGAGCGTCGGACTAGACGGACTAGTCAAAACGCACAGAGCCAGGCAGGTGCAGGCTAGCGAGCTTAGCGACTTTGACCTATTTGTCGTGATGGATAGCAACAACGTCCGCCAGTTTCGCTCCATTTTTGGCACTACCGAAAAGATGATAAAACTCCTAGACGACAAAGACGTAGATGACCCATACTACACGCTTGAGTTTGACCGCACATTAAATGAAATCCAAGCTGGCGTAGCAAATTTAATTCAAAGCTTAAAGGCAAATTTGTGA
- a CDS encoding sigma-54 dependent transcriptional regulator: protein MNIAIVEDDINMRKSLEIALSEYDELNLKTYKSAVEALKKLDESVDLIITDINMPRMDGLEFIKELNGRYDVIIMTGNATLNRAIESVRLGVRDFLTKPFDADTLYAAIMRIAKLKEVERELADNSKKSNPTNNPAPKTTNGGFIASSEALEATKNIALKAAKTDVSILLNGESGVGKEVFAHFIHDNSPRKDAAFIALNMAALPENLIESELFGYEKGAFTDASVAKPGQFELANNGTLFLDEIAEMPMPLQAKLLRAIQEGEACRLGGVKPVKFNVRIIAATNANLKEAIANGKFREDLYYRLATIPLAIPPLRERKDEILGIADSVLKSACDEYSLGVKTIQKEACDALLEYEYPGNIRELISIIKRAAILSEGEFIGVNDLFLDARRAK, encoded by the coding sequence ATGAATATTGCCATTGTAGAAGATGACATTAATATGCGAAAATCCCTAGAAATTGCACTTAGCGAGTATGATGAGTTAAATTTAAAGACATATAAATCGGCGGTCGAAGCGCTAAAAAAGCTAGATGAGAGCGTAGATTTAATCATCACTGATATTAATATGCCTCGCATGGATGGGCTTGAGTTTATTAAAGAGCTTAACGGACGCTATGACGTCATCATTATGACTGGCAATGCTACGCTAAATAGGGCGATTGAGAGTGTACGACTAGGGGTTAGGGATTTTCTTACAAAGCCTTTTGACGCAGACACATTGTATGCTGCAATAATGCGTATAGCAAAGCTAAAAGAGGTCGAAAGAGAGCTTGCTGATAATAGCAAAAAATCAAATCCCACAAACAATCCAGCCCCAAAGACTACAAATGGCGGGTTTATCGCTAGCTCAGAGGCCCTTGAGGCGACTAAAAACATAGCCTTAAAAGCTGCTAAAACCGACGTATCCATACTCCTAAACGGCGAAAGTGGCGTTGGTAAAGAGGTCTTTGCGCACTTTATTCACGATAATTCACCAAGAAAAGATGCTGCTTTTATTGCGCTAAATATGGCAGCCCTGCCTGAAAATTTAATCGAAAGCGAGCTTTTTGGCTATGAAAAAGGTGCTTTTACAGATGCTAGCGTGGCAAAACCAGGGCAGTTTGAGCTAGCAAATAATGGTACGCTTTTTTTAGATGAGATAGCTGAGATGCCTATGCCTTTGCAGGCAAAGCTATTGCGCGCTATTCAGGAGGGAGAGGCGTGTAGGCTTGGTGGAGTAAAGCCTGTAAAGTTTAACGTCAGGATAATAGCCGCTACAAACGCAAACCTAAAAGAGGCAATCGCAAATGGCAAATTTAGAGAGGATTTGTACTACCGTTTAGCCACGATACCTCTAGCCATACCGCCACTTAGAGAGCGCAAAGATGAGATATTAGGTATAGCAGATAGCGTGCTAAAATCAGCCTGCGATGAGTACTCACTAGGTGTAAAAACCATACAAAAAGAGGCTTGCGACGCACTTTTGGAGTACGAATATCCTGGTAATATTAGGGAGCTTATTTCAATCATAAAGCGCGCTGCTATATTAAGTGAAGGCGAATTTATCGGCGTAAACGATCTATTCTTAGACGCACGTAGAGCGAAATAA
- a CDS encoding aspartate-semialdehyde dehydrogenase yields MRKYNIAVVGATGAVGEEIFNVLAELDFPVADVLPLASSKSAGEKIEFKGKSYVVKELTESSFEEADIDIAFFSAGGSVSAKFAPLAAQSGAVVIDNTSHFRMDADVPLVVPECNPEDIAMWRERGIIANPNCSTIQMVQLLKPLDDAFGIRRVDVATYQAASGAGKEGMEELVVQMQKFFEFKLDECEPKVFAHQLALNLIPHIDVFKENDYTKEEMKMVNETRKILHKDIEVSATCVRVPVLRSHSEAITIHFERPVRADEAKAVLAKAPSVVLYDEPSEKKYPMPLISSDTNDTYVGRIRSDNFDERILHLFCAADQIRVGAATNAVRIAIKWAEKYAE; encoded by the coding sequence ATGAGAAAGTATAATATCGCTGTTGTGGGTGCGACTGGTGCTGTGGGTGAGGAGATTTTTAACGTCCTAGCTGAGCTTGACTTTCCAGTGGCGGACGTGCTGCCACTAGCAAGCAGCAAAAGTGCGGGCGAGAAAATCGAATTTAAAGGCAAAAGCTACGTGGTAAAGGAGCTGACTGAGAGTAGCTTTGAGGAGGCGGATATTGACATAGCGTTTTTCTCAGCGGGCGGGTCGGTGTCGGCTAAATTTGCTCCTCTTGCTGCTCAAAGTGGCGCGGTGGTGATAGATAATACGAGCCATTTTAGGATGGACGCTGATGTGCCACTAGTCGTGCCTGAGTGCAATCCTGAGGACATAGCGATGTGGCGTGAGCGTGGCATAATCGCAAATCCAAACTGCTCGACTATCCAGATGGTGCAGCTGCTTAAGCCGCTTGATGACGCCTTTGGTATAAGGCGTGTGGATGTGGCGACGTATCAGGCGGCAAGTGGCGCGGGCAAGGAGGGTATGGAGGAGCTGGTCGTGCAGATGCAGAAGTTTTTTGAGTTTAAGCTTGACGAGTGCGAGCCAAAGGTCTTTGCTCATCAGCTGGCTTTGAATTTAATCCCGCACATTGACGTTTTTAAAGAAAATGACTATACCAAAGAAGAGATGAAAATGGTAAATGAGACTCGCAAGATCCTGCACAAAGACATCGAAGTGAGCGCAACCTGCGTGCGTGTGCCTGTGCTTCGCAGCCACAGCGAGGCTATCACCATACACTTTGAGCGTCCAGTAAGAGCAGACGAAGCCAAAGCCGTGCTAGCAAAAGCCCCAAGCGTGGTGCTATACGATGAGCCAAGCGAGAAAAAATACCCTATGCCCCTAATCTCAAGTGACACAAACGACACCTACGTGGGACGCATTAGGAGCGATAACTTTGACGAGCGTATCTTGCACCTGTTTTGTGCCGCAGATCAGATCCGCGTGGGAGCCGCGACAAATGCTGTTAGAATAGCGATAAAGTGGGCGGAAAAATACGCAGAGTAA
- a CDS encoding adenylate kinase, whose translation MKKLFLIIGAPGSGKTTDASLIAQNDASYAHYSTGDLLRAEVASGSELGKLIDSFISKGNLVPLEVVVNTIISAINGSDKSKILIDGYPRSVEQMSELDSVLAKQEAISLAGVVEVDVSEAVARERVLGRARGADDNEQVFNNRMKVYTEPLAAIREFYSKKGLLHTINGERTIDEIVADLKNLVDSL comes from the coding sequence ATGAAAAAGCTATTTTTAATCATCGGAGCCCCAGGCAGCGGCAAGACCACAGACGCGAGCCTAATCGCACAAAACGACGCAAGCTACGCACACTACTCAACTGGCGATTTACTAAGAGCCGAAGTGGCAAGCGGTAGCGAGCTAGGCAAGCTAATAGATAGCTTCATCTCAAAGGGCAACCTAGTGCCGCTTGAAGTCGTGGTAAATACCATAATCTCAGCGATCAACGGCTCAGATAAAAGCAAAATTCTAATCGACGGCTACCCACGAAGCGTAGAGCAGATGAGCGAGCTTGACAGCGTGCTTGCCAAGCAAGAGGCTATCAGCCTAGCTGGCGTGGTAGAAGTAGATGTAAGCGAAGCCGTGGCACGCGAGCGAGTGCTAGGACGTGCTAGGGGGGCTGATGATAACGAGCAGGTCTTTAATAATAGGATGAAAGTCTATACAGAGCCGCTTGCTGCCATACGTGAGTTTTACAGCAAAAAGGGGCTGCTTCACACGATTAACGGCGAACGCACGATAGATGAGATAGTAGCCGACCTAAAAAACCTAGTCGATAGCCTGTAA
- a CDS encoding restriction endonuclease subunit S, giving the protein MVVSRRIRGNRPLVTAGYENCGVAEYIKNDEQEIFPSNTITIDMFGNVFYRGYDFSADDNILVLYSKDNIGRYENLFLTCSISSSIRDKYSYAKQYRQKSFNSTNIIIPSKNNEPDFNFMRDFISAT; this is encoded by the coding sequence ATTGTTGTATCAAGACGAATTCGTGGAAATAGACCGCTGGTTACTGCTGGATATGAAAACTGCGGCGTTGCCGAATATATTAAGAATGATGAGCAGGAAATTTTTCCCAGCAATACAATTACGATAGATATGTTTGGTAATGTTTTTTATAGAGGATATGATTTTAGTGCCGATGATAATATTTTGGTGCTGTATTCAAAGGATAATATAGGTAGATATGAGAATTTATTTTTAACTTGTTCTATTTCAAGCAGCATAAGAGACAAATATTCATACGCAAAGCAATATCGTCAAAAAAGCTTTAATTCTACAAATATTATTATTCCAAGCAAAAATAATGAGCCAGATTTTAATTTTATGCGAGATTTTATAAGCGCCACTTAA
- a CDS encoding metallophosphoesterase, translated as MSYYVFLIIAPLIALLFNVYAYKRLICKIGFLSKFRLVFFVIFALLAIFSVVFLLSLRVFEVSLWVYLVGAASFGMSFFLASATLIYDIIIAASSRVILKEHSKSRRKFIRMMFDFSFLIISFGLLLRGLFSALKTPALREVSVNLKGLSAPLRLAVISDVHIGEFLGDEFMRDIVRRINTQNVDAVLIVGDLLDIPASIEHGLLASLSELRSKYGTFYVTGNHEFYHGAIEIIALLKSYGVRVLENESVRVGGINLAGVHDIAGARDGMAPDAKAALASIDETLPTIILAHQPRFVRVLDEMGLADSVDLLICGHTHAGQIFPFSLLVLLQQPYLHGLYRHSDKTQVYVSSGAGFWGPPVRVLAPSEIVVLNLKGE; from the coding sequence ATGAGTTATTACGTATTTTTGATTATTGCGCCATTGATTGCGTTGCTTTTTAATGTCTACGCCTATAAAAGGCTAATATGCAAAATCGGCTTTTTGTCTAAATTTAGACTTGTATTTTTTGTGATTTTTGCCTTACTAGCTATTTTTAGTGTGGTTTTTTTACTGTCTTTGCGTGTTTTTGAAGTGTCTCTTTGGGTTTATTTGGTGGGTGCGGCTAGCTTTGGGATGAGCTTTTTTCTAGCTAGCGCGACGCTGATTTATGATATTATCATCGCCGCTTCATCGAGAGTTATCTTAAAAGAACACTCTAAATCTAGGCGTAAATTTATACGCATGATGTTTGATTTTAGCTTTTTAATTATCTCATTTGGGCTGCTTTTACGTGGGCTTTTTAGCGCACTTAAGACGCCTGCTTTGCGTGAGGTGAGCGTAAATTTAAAAGGGCTTAGCGCTCCGCTTCGGCTAGCTGTGATAAGTGATGTGCATATAGGGGAGTTTTTGGGTGATGAGTTTATGCGTGATATTGTTAGGCGCATAAATACTCAAAATGTCGACGCGGTGCTGATAGTTGGGGATTTGCTAGATATTCCCGCCTCTATTGAGCATGGACTTTTGGCTTCTCTTAGCGAGCTTAGGTCAAAGTATGGCACGTTTTACGTTACTGGCAACCACGAGTTTTACCACGGTGCTATCGAAATTATCGCTCTTTTAAAAAGCTATGGCGTCAGGGTGCTAGAAAATGAAAGCGTGAGGGTTGGTGGGATAAATTTAGCCGGTGTTCACGATATAGCTGGTGCTAGAGATGGCATGGCGCCTGATGCTAAAGCCGCACTGGCTAGTATAGATGAGACGCTGCCTACTATTATTCTAGCGCATCAGCCTAGGTTTGTGCGCGTGCTTGATGAGATGGGGCTAGCGGATAGCGTTGATCTGCTTATTTGTGGGCATACTCATGCGGGGCAAATTTTTCCATTTTCGCTTTTGGTGCTTTTACAGCAGCCTTATTTGCATGGGCTTTATAGACATAGCGACAAGACGCAGGTGTATGTCAGCTCTGGGGCCGGATTTTGGGGACCGCCTGTGCGGGTGCTTGCGCCTAGCGAGATAGTTGTATTAAATTTAAAAGGAGAGTAA
- a CDS encoding YqhA family protein — translation MLEKLFERLMWSSRVFTILPVIFGLVGAAVLFAIASYDVCAVIFDVYRYFFADFHPESFHSDVVGSIIGAVDLYLMALVLFIFSFGIYELFISEIEAMKSSKHAKVLEVHSLDELKDKLAKVIIMVLIVNFFQRVLHASFTTPLEMLYLAVSILGLCLGLYFLHRGEH, via the coding sequence ATGCTAGAAAAACTTTTTGAACGGCTAATGTGGAGCAGTCGTGTTTTTACGATTTTGCCTGTGATTTTTGGGCTTGTGGGGGCGGCGGTACTTTTTGCTATCGCTAGCTATGACGTCTGTGCGGTCATTTTTGACGTGTATCGCTACTTTTTTGCTGACTTTCACCCAGAGAGCTTTCACTCAGATGTGGTGGGCAGTATCATCGGAGCGGTGGATTTATACCTGATGGCGCTTGTGCTTTTTATCTTTAGTTTTGGAATTTATGAGCTGTTTATTAGCGAGATTGAGGCGATGAAAAGCTCAAAGCACGCCAAAGTTTTAGAGGTGCATAGCCTAGACGAGCTAAAGGATAAGCTGGCAAAGGTGATTATAATGGTGCTGATTGTAAATTTTTTCCAGCGAGTTTTGCACGCTAGCTTTACCACGCCACTTGAGATGCTCTATCTTGCGGTGTCTATTTTAGGGCTTTGCTTGGGGCTATATTTTCTGCATAGGGGCGAGCATTAG
- a CDS encoding N-6 DNA methylase, with protein MMKFKLEDNINDYIKEILGKLGLKSDADYGVESQMSQYLKDALRGGAKTKNKTNFGKPDFNITKYKAPVIMENKLGLKRLVNASKGGIKFDEASIKKYAVNGALHYARTMLASTKYSEVIAIGCAADDRENAKMEIYYVYGSGERDYKKLPIDNLNFLENEKSFNEFYKDAILNESEKHAILIKTKDELAGYAKKLNKLMQNHSITAPQRVLYVSGMLLAMQDVRNSDGALIQKGLTPDDLKGLQTDTNRDGIKIKNQIEEFLKSKQIKTNKMQLMLASFSEISKDPYRDELASPDDLVGKIIEAKASINKQIFVYIYENIFMQIDRLGGHLDIMGELYSEFLKYALGDGKELGIVLTPPYVTKMMSEILNIDKDSRVMDLATGSAGFLISAMELMITDCEAKLAKGSADCIEKIEQIKKSQLLGVELNAEMYALAATNMILRGDGSSLMQKANVFDTPPELYCDFNADRVLLNPPFSHKENGMPFIEFGLNHMQKGGLGAIIIQDSAGSGKAVATNKKILAKHTLLASIKMPTDLFMPMAGVQTSIYIFKAKEPHDFEVPVKFIDFRNDGFKRTERSTAEIDEPEKRYADIIRIYKSGLNARVDASWDLSSAYVEDFIACFDSDNCGADWNFDQHKKIDTKPTLSDFKKSVSDYLAWEVSQILKKENPSRKSSVSERIARLETEFITNGVEWREFELSELFKNENGNFDIQKKHINGRGELVITSGESDRGVMGRSDVSAKIIHKPCLSIDMFGNCFARNYPFKMVTHARVFAAVPFMDMGFRVLNFIATNLSHLNKIYGYSNMATWDKIKDIKISLPCDSKGEINFCFMEKFISELENEYLEELESERLEELEAYLAVTGLKDYELNQKEKDALKKFDAIYDPENGGLTPPLVA; from the coding sequence ATAATGAAATTTAAACTAGAAGACAATATTAATGATTATATTAAAGAGATATTAGGCAAATTGGGCTTAAAAAGCGATGCTGATTATGGCGTAGAAAGCCAGATGAGCCAGTATTTAAAAGATGCTTTAAGGGGTGGTGCAAAGACAAAAAATAAAACCAACTTCGGAAAGCCTGATTTTAATATAACCAAATACAAAGCCCCAGTAATCATGGAAAATAAGCTGGGACTTAAAAGGCTAGTAAATGCTAGTAAGGGCGGCATTAAATTTGATGAAGCTAGTATTAAAAAATACGCTGTTAATGGAGCTTTGCACTATGCACGTACGATGTTAGCTAGCACAAAATATAGCGAAGTCATAGCAATAGGTTGTGCCGCTGATGATAGAGAAAATGCTAAAATGGAGATTTATTATGTGTATGGCTCTGGCGAGAGAGATTATAAAAAGCTACCTATTGATAATTTAAATTTCTTAGAAAATGAAAAAAGTTTTAATGAGTTTTATAAAGACGCAATATTAAACGAAAGCGAAAAGCATGCGATACTCATAAAAACAAAAGATGAGTTAGCTGGGTATGCCAAAAAGCTCAATAAATTAATGCAAAATCATTCCATCACCGCTCCGCAACGTGTGCTTTATGTCTCTGGTATGCTGCTTGCCATGCAAGATGTTAGAAATAGCGATGGCGCTTTAATTCAAAAGGGACTTACTCCAGATGATTTAAAGGGGCTTCAAACAGATACAAACCGAGATGGTATAAAAATAAAAAATCAAATCGAAGAGTTTTTAAAATCTAAACAAATCAAGACAAATAAAATGCAGCTCATGCTTGCTTCATTTTCTGAGATATCAAAAGACCCTTATAGGGACGAGCTAGCTAGTCCTGATGATTTGGTTGGTAAAATTATAGAAGCGAAAGCTAGCATAAACAAACAAATTTTTGTCTATATTTATGAAAATATTTTTATGCAAATAGATCGTCTTGGCGGACATCTTGATATTATGGGTGAGCTTTATAGTGAGTTTTTAAAATACGCTCTAGGCGATGGTAAGGAGCTTGGCATTGTACTTACTCCACCATATGTTACAAAAATGATGAGTGAAATTTTAAATATAGATAAAGATAGTAGGGTTATGGACTTAGCCACTGGAAGTGCAGGTTTTTTAATAAGTGCGATGGAGTTAATGATAACTGATTGCGAAGCCAAACTAGCAAAAGGCTCGGCGGATTGCATCGAAAAGATAGAGCAGATTAAAAAATCTCAGCTTCTAGGCGTGGAGCTAAATGCTGAGATGTATGCGTTAGCGGCTACAAATATGATATTGAGAGGCGATGGTTCATCGTTAATGCAAAAGGCAAATGTCTTTGATACTCCGCCAGAGCTCTATTGCGACTTTAATGCTGATAGGGTACTTTTAAATCCACCTTTTAGCCATAAAGAAAACGGCATGCCTTTTATTGAATTTGGCTTAAACCATATGCAAAAAGGTGGACTTGGTGCTATTATAATCCAAGATAGCGCAGGTAGTGGCAAAGCGGTAGCCACAAATAAAAAAATACTAGCTAAGCATACCTTGTTAGCTAGTATAAAAATGCCAACCGACCTTTTTATGCCTATGGCTGGAGTGCAGACTAGCATTTATATTTTTAAAGCCAAAGAGCCTCACGATTTTGAAGTGCCTGTTAAATTTATAGACTTTAGAAACGATGGCTTTAAGCGTACAGAAAGAAGCACGGCTGAAATAGATGAACCAGAAAAGCGCTACGCCGATATAATAAGAATTTACAAATCAGGGCTAAATGCTAGGGTGGATGCTAGTTGGGATTTATCTAGCGCTTATGTGGAGGATTTCATAGCTTGTTTTGATAGCGATAATTGTGGAGCTGATTGGAACTTTGACCAGCATAAAAAGATAGACACAAAGCCAACTTTAAGCGATTTTAAAAAGAGCGTGAGTGATTATTTGGCTTGGGAAGTGAGTCAAATTTTAAAAAAGGAAAATCCCAGTCGCAAGTCATCTGTAAGTGAGCGTATAGCTAGGTTGGAGACTGAATTTATCACTAATGGCGTGGAGTGGAGAGAGTTTGAGCTAAGCGAGCTTTTTAAGAATGAAAATGGAAATTTTGATATTCAAAAAAAGCACATTAATGGCAGAGGAGAGCTTGTTATTACATCTGGGGAGAGCGATAGGGGTGTAATGGGCAGAAGCGATGTATCTGCAAAAATAATACATAAGCCTTGTTTGAGCATTGATATGTTTGGCAATTGCTTTGCTAGAAACTACCCATTTAAAATGGTAACTCATGCCAGGGTTTTTGCTGCTGTGCCTTTTATGGATATGGGTTTTAGGGTTTTAAATTTTATTGCAACAAATCTTTCTCATTTAAATAAAATTTATGGCTATAGCAATATGGCTACATGGGATAAGATTAAAGATATAAAAATCTCCCTTCCTTGCGATAGCAAGGGCGAAATAAATTTTTGCTTTATGGAAAAATTTATTTCAGAGCTCGAGAACGAGTACCTAGAAGAGCTAGAAAGCGAACGCCTCGAAGAGCTCGAGGCGTATCTTGCCGTAACTGGCTTAAAAGACTATGAGTTAAACCAAAAAGAAAAAGATGCATTGAAGAAATTTGATGCCATTTATGACCCTGAAAATGGGGGGTTAACTCCGCCCCTTGTAGCTTAG
- a CDS encoding phosphatidylserine decarboxylase gives MILAHQISRAFGRFAACKFRFGLQGLINSAYVRLFGLDMSEFRKPSGYDSLLALFTRKLEVPRAIDDKNNVFVSPSDGKVLFAGVGEGDMAMSVKGYTYSARELVGGELPGEFSYANIYLSPKDYHHYHAPCDLRLLSASYIPGALYSVSERTLSHKPELYALNERVVLRCESASGAWIYLVFVGAINVAKMRFSFDKTIQTNAKSGAPSEHKYKCLYVKKGEDLGCFELGSTVVVLADSSSVRFDEISGKSVKFGERIGEII, from the coding sequence ATGATATTAGCACATCAAATTTCACGTGCATTTGGTAGATTTGCGGCTTGTAAGTTTCGCTTTGGCTTACAAGGCTTGATAAATAGTGCTTATGTTAGGCTTTTTGGACTTGATATGAGCGAGTTTAGAAAGCCTTCAGGATATGATAGCTTGCTTGCTTTATTTACCAGAAAGCTAGAGGTGCCGCGCGCCATAGATGATAAAAATAACGTCTTTGTAAGCCCAAGTGATGGCAAAGTGCTATTTGCTGGAGTGGGCGAGGGCGATATGGCTATGAGTGTAAAGGGGTATACTTATAGCGCGCGAGAGCTAGTTGGTGGCGAGCTACCTGGCGAGTTTAGCTACGCAAATATCTATCTAAGCCCAAAAGATTACCATCACTATCATGCGCCTTGCGATCTTAGGCTTTTAAGCGCGTCTTACATACCTGGTGCGCTTTATAGCGTGAGTGAGCGTACGCTAAGCCACAAGCCAGAGCTTTATGCGCTTAATGAGCGTGTCGTACTTCGGTGTGAGAGTGCAAGTGGTGCGTGGATATATCTTGTCTTTGTTGGGGCAATAAATGTCGCTAAAATGCGCTTTAGCTTTGATAAAACGATACAGACAAATGCAAAAAGCGGCGCACCTAGTGAGCATAAATACAAGTGCCTTTATGTCAAAAAGGGCGAGGATTTGGGCTGCTTTGAGCTTGGCTCGACTGTGGTCGTTCTAGCAGATAGTTCTAGCGTACGATTTGATGAAATCAGCGGCAAAAGTGTCAAATTTGGTGAGCGCATAGGAGAGATAATATGA